One Sphingomicrobium sp. XHP0239 DNA segment encodes these proteins:
- the tolB gene encoding Tol-Pal system beta propeller repeat protein TolB, giving the protein MRLPKRWMALIAFVLPLPAFAQDTGPVEVYVEGGQQAAQPVAVPQLAARGPANGALGNIDTVSNNVSLVISDQLRRTGVITPIGPVGIRRLRNEEVTSPAWTDWRRSGASALVTGYTEYTSDGRLTVACYLYDTASGRELVRRGFAVSTSDWRRAATKCADAIYSRLSGEEAFLDTRVVYVAETGSKANRVKRIAIMDSDGENHRYLTEGLETVLTPRFSPTGRQLVYMSYKGRRPRSYVLDLNTGQSRLLVPGTAFTFAPNFSPDGSRIVFSMAEGGNTDIYVVGANGGTPQRLTTMPGVDTSPSFSPDGRQIVFESDRSGSQQLYTMNADGSNQQRISFGGGQYASPAWSPQGNRIAFTKIGGGQFRIGVMAPTGGGERLLTSAWQDEGASWAPNGQFVMFHRTDRGSGDATLYAVPVNGGRARIMPTPLGGSDPSWSPLQD; this is encoded by the coding sequence ATGCGATTGCCGAAACGTTGGATGGCGCTCATCGCCTTCGTTCTGCCCCTTCCCGCCTTCGCGCAGGACACGGGCCCCGTCGAAGTCTATGTCGAGGGCGGACAACAGGCGGCGCAGCCCGTCGCCGTGCCGCAACTCGCCGCGCGCGGACCCGCCAACGGCGCGCTCGGTAACATCGACACGGTGTCCAACAACGTCTCGCTCGTCATTTCCGACCAGTTGCGTCGCACTGGGGTCATCACCCCGATCGGGCCGGTCGGCATCCGCCGGCTACGCAACGAGGAAGTGACGTCACCCGCCTGGACCGACTGGCGCCGCTCGGGCGCGAGCGCGCTGGTGACGGGCTATACCGAATATACCAGCGACGGTCGGCTGACGGTCGCCTGCTATCTCTACGACACCGCCTCGGGGCGCGAGCTCGTGCGGCGCGGGTTCGCCGTGTCGACCTCCGACTGGCGGCGCGCGGCGACCAAGTGCGCCGACGCCATCTATTCGCGCCTGTCGGGCGAGGAAGCCTTTCTCGACACCCGCGTCGTCTACGTCGCCGAAACCGGCAGCAAGGCCAATCGCGTGAAGCGCATCGCGATCATGGATTCGGACGGCGAGAACCATCGCTACCTCACCGAAGGTCTGGAAACCGTTCTCACCCCGCGCTTCAGCCCCACCGGTCGCCAGCTCGTCTACATGAGCTACAAGGGCCGTCGCCCGCGCAGCTACGTGCTCGATCTCAATACGGGCCAGTCGCGCCTGCTGGTGCCCGGCACGGCTTTCACCTTCGCCCCCAACTTCTCGCCCGACGGCAGCCGGATCGTCTTCTCGATGGCCGAAGGCGGCAACACCGACATCTATGTCGTCGGCGCCAACGGCGGAACGCCGCAGCGGCTCACCACGATGCCGGGCGTCGATACGTCGCCCAGCTTCTCCCCCGATGGGCGCCAGATCGTCTTCGAAAGCGACCGTTCGGGCTCGCAGCAGCTTTACACGATGAACGCCGACGGTTCGAACCAGCAGCGGATCAGCTTCGGCGGCGGCCAATATGCCTCGCCCGCATGGAGCCCGCAGGGCAATCGGATCGCATTCACCAAGATCGGCGGCGGCCAGTTCCGCATCGGCGTCATGGCCCCCACGGGCGGCGGCGAGCGGCTGCTGACCAGCGCCTGGCAGGACGAGGGTGCCAGCTGGGCGCCGAACGGCCAGTTCGTCATGTTCCATCGCACCGACCGCGGGTCGGGAGACGCAACGCTCTATGCCGTGCCGGTGAACGGCGGTAGAGCACGTATCATGCCAACCCCCTTGGGCGGTTCGGACCCCAGCTGGTCGCCGCTGCAGGACTAA
- a CDS encoding ligase-associated DNA damage response DEXH box helicase, producing MSAKLPDTVTDWFAARGWRLRTHQSGMLDASYTGEHALLVAATGAGKTLAGFLPSIVDLIERPSEGLHTLYVSPLKALAVDVQRNLLTPIEEMGLPIRVETRSGDTPSNRKVRQRTKPPQMLLTTPESLSLLLSYPDADRMFGNLKTIIVDEVHAFAKEKRGDLLSLAMARLTKLSPGVRRVGLSATIADPDAYRAWLAPYGDIETVRLVEGEPGAPADLSILIPEERVPWSGHSGRYAASQVLGLIEQHGASIIFCNTRSLCELIFQDLWSANDNQLPIGVHHGSLSKEARRRVELAMAEGRLRGLVATASLDMGLDWGNVDLVAQMGAPKGSSRLLQRVGRANHRLNEPSKGMIVPGNRFEYLEARACLDAIDDGELDPEDFRPGTLDVLAQHVMGIACAGPFDSAELLDEVRSAAPYSGLTEEVWERILHLNSTGGYALKAYDKYQRLTEDAPGQWRITKPVVAQKHRLNAGVIVDNVMMDVRFRNGRKIGRVEETFGATLKPGDAFYFSGISVEVESFKETDIVVRASTKKGRIVSYGGQRMSMSTHLARRVRGFLADRSQWSRFPDDVNEWLDVQSRRSVLPEPHELLVETFPHEGRHFMVAYSFDGWNAHQSLGMLLTARMDRAGMKPLNWVANDYAIAVSSLEPVTDPQALFSADILEDEFREWVEESHLLKRAFREVAVIGGLVERQHPGQRKTGKQVSFSTDLIYDVLKKYEPDHLLMRAAWDDARARMTELGRLVRLVERASDTMVHVQASRVTPMAVPLMVVIGREQAPGGAADEALLIEAEQALIDEAMRLD from the coding sequence CTGAGCGCCAAGCTTCCCGACACTGTAACGGATTGGTTCGCGGCACGTGGCTGGCGGCTGCGGACGCACCAGTCCGGCATGTTGGACGCGTCCTACACCGGCGAGCATGCCCTGCTCGTCGCCGCGACCGGCGCGGGCAAGACGCTCGCGGGATTCCTGCCCAGCATCGTCGACCTGATCGAGCGGCCGAGCGAGGGACTGCATACTCTCTACGTCTCCCCGCTAAAGGCGCTGGCGGTCGATGTGCAGCGCAACCTGCTGACCCCGATCGAGGAGATGGGGCTGCCGATCCGTGTCGAGACCCGCTCCGGCGACACGCCGTCCAACCGCAAGGTGCGCCAGCGCACCAAGCCGCCCCAGATGCTGCTGACGACGCCCGAAAGCCTCTCGCTTTTGCTGTCCTATCCCGACGCCGACCGGATGTTCGGCAATCTGAAGACGATCATCGTCGACGAGGTCCACGCCTTCGCGAAGGAGAAGCGCGGCGACCTCCTCAGCCTCGCGATGGCTCGGTTGACGAAACTGTCGCCGGGCGTGCGCCGAGTGGGCCTCAGCGCGACGATCGCCGATCCCGACGCCTACCGCGCGTGGCTTGCGCCCTATGGCGACATCGAGACGGTGCGGCTGGTGGAAGGAGAACCGGGAGCGCCCGCGGACCTGTCGATCCTGATCCCCGAGGAACGGGTGCCGTGGTCGGGCCATTCGGGCCGCTACGCCGCCAGCCAGGTGCTGGGCCTGATCGAACAGCACGGCGCGAGCATCATCTTCTGCAATACCCGCAGCCTGTGCGAACTGATCTTCCAGGACCTGTGGAGCGCCAACGACAACCAGCTGCCCATCGGCGTCCACCACGGCAGCCTGTCCAAGGAAGCGCGGCGCAGGGTCGAACTGGCGATGGCCGAGGGGCGGCTGCGCGGGCTGGTGGCGACGGCAAGCCTCGACATGGGCCTCGACTGGGGCAACGTCGATCTGGTCGCGCAGATGGGCGCGCCCAAGGGGTCGAGCCGGCTGCTCCAGCGCGTCGGTCGCGCCAACCACCGACTGAACGAGCCGTCGAAGGGCATGATCGTGCCCGGCAACCGCTTCGAATATCTGGAAGCGCGCGCCTGTCTCGACGCGATCGACGACGGCGAACTGGACCCCGAGGATTTCCGCCCCGGGACGCTCGACGTGCTGGCGCAGCACGTGATGGGCATCGCCTGCGCGGGCCCGTTCGACAGCGCCGAACTGCTCGACGAGGTTCGCTCGGCGGCGCCCTATTCGGGGCTGACGGAAGAGGTGTGGGAGCGCATCCTGCACCTCAATTCGACCGGCGGCTATGCGCTCAAGGCCTACGACAAGTATCAGCGGTTGACCGAGGACGCGCCCGGTCAATGGCGCATCACCAAGCCCGTCGTGGCGCAGAAGCACCGGCTCAATGCGGGCGTCATCGTCGACAATGTCATGATGGACGTCCGCTTCCGCAACGGACGCAAGATCGGGCGGGTCGAGGAGACGTTCGGCGCGACGCTCAAGCCCGGCGACGCCTTCTATTTCTCGGGTATCAGCGTGGAGGTCGAGAGCTTCAAGGAAACCGACATCGTCGTGCGCGCTTCGACCAAGAAGGGGCGGATCGTCAGCTACGGCGGCCAGCGGATGAGCATGTCGACGCATCTTGCGCGGCGGGTGCGCGGCTTCCTGGCCGACCGGTCGCAATGGTCGCGTTTCCCCGACGACGTGAACGAGTGGCTCGACGTCCAGTCGCGCCGGTCGGTGCTGCCCGAACCGCACGAACTGCTGGTCGAGACCTTTCCGCACGAAGGGCGGCATTTCATGGTCGCCTACAGCTTCGACGGATGGAACGCGCACCAGAGCCTCGGCATGCTGCTGACCGCGCGGATGGACCGGGCGGGGATGAAGCCGCTCAATTGGGTCGCCAACGATTATGCCATCGCGGTATCGAGCCTCGAACCGGTGACCGATCCGCAGGCCTTGTTCTCCGCCGACATCCTCGAGGACGAGTTTCGCGAATGGGTCGAGGAATCGCATCTGCTCAAGCGCGCGTTCCGCGAGGTGGCGGTGATCGGCGGGCTGGTCGAGCGGCAGCATCCGGGACAGCGCAAGACTGGCAAGCAGGTCAGCTTCTCGACCGACCTCATCTACGACGTGCTCAAGAAATACGAGCCCGATCATCTGCTGATGCGCGCGGCGTGGGACGATGCGCGGGCGCGGATGACCGAACTGGGGCGGCTGGTTCGCCTCGTCGAGCGGGCGAGCGACACGATGGTCCATGTGCAGGCCAGCCGCGTCACCCCGATGGCGGTGCCGTTGATGGTCGTCATCGGCCGCGAACAGGCGCCCGGCGGCGCGGCCGACGAGGCGCTGCTGATCGAGGCGGAGCAGGCGCTGATCGACGAGGCGATGCGGCTCGACTAG
- the pgmG gene encoding phosphoglucomutase/phosphomannomutase PgmG has protein sequence MAHDFDPSILRQYDIRGVVGETLHEDDARALGRAFATMADDRGLSRLAVARDGRDHSPAMQSALIEGLRAGGMDVLDVGMGPSPMLYYAVATRQVDGGIQVTGSHNPADYNGFKMLLGGDSVHGEKVQELGRIAAAGNWSEGSGSLKSIDILDDYVARLTEDFRGGAFRIGWDAGNGAAGPALDKLVETLPGEHHTLYTDVDGAFPNHHPDPTVEKNLADLKDLVARENLDFGIAFDGDGDRIGAIDGKGRVIWGDQILMLLAKPVLAEHPGATIIADVKASKTFFERIAQLDGAPLMWKTGHSLIKSKMKETGAPLAGEMSGHIFFKHRWYGFDDALYAAVRLIEAIDASGRSLTELMDAMPQSVATPEMRFAVGDKDKFAVVEQLLANLRASGADVDETDGARVTTDDGWWLIRASNTQDVLAARAEAEDQEALDRLVAQIDSELGKLGVARS, from the coding sequence ATGGCCCACGACTTCGATCCCTCGATCCTGCGCCAGTACGACATTCGCGGTGTCGTCGGCGAGACGCTGCACGAAGACGATGCCCGCGCGCTCGGCCGCGCTTTCGCGACGATGGCCGACGATCGCGGCCTGTCCCGGCTCGCGGTCGCGCGCGACGGGCGCGATCATTCGCCCGCTATGCAATCCGCGCTGATCGAGGGTCTTCGCGCGGGCGGGATGGACGTGCTCGACGTCGGCATGGGCCCTTCCCCCATGCTCTATTATGCGGTCGCGACGAGACAGGTCGACGGCGGCATCCAGGTCACCGGCAGCCACAATCCGGCCGACTATAACGGCTTCAAGATGCTCCTCGGCGGCGATAGCGTGCACGGCGAGAAGGTGCAGGAACTGGGCCGGATCGCGGCGGCGGGGAACTGGTCCGAAGGGTCGGGCAGCCTCAAGTCGATCGACATTCTCGACGATTATGTCGCCCGACTGACCGAGGATTTTCGCGGCGGTGCCTTCCGCATCGGCTGGGACGCGGGAAATGGCGCGGCCGGCCCCGCGCTCGACAAGCTGGTCGAGACGCTTCCGGGCGAACATCACACGCTCTACACCGACGTCGACGGCGCCTTCCCGAACCACCATCCCGACCCGACGGTCGAGAAGAACCTCGCAGACCTCAAGGATCTCGTCGCGCGCGAGAATCTCGACTTCGGGATCGCGTTCGACGGCGACGGCGACCGCATCGGCGCGATCGACGGCAAGGGCCGCGTCATCTGGGGCGACCAGATCCTCATGCTGCTCGCCAAGCCCGTTCTGGCCGAACATCCGGGCGCGACGATCATCGCCGACGTGAAGGCGTCGAAGACCTTCTTCGAGCGGATCGCCCAATTGGATGGCGCGCCGCTGATGTGGAAGACGGGGCACAGCCTCATCAAGTCGAAGATGAAGGAAACCGGCGCTCCGCTGGCGGGCGAGATGAGCGGCCATATCTTTTTCAAGCACCGCTGGTACGGGTTCGACGATGCCCTGTACGCCGCCGTCAGGCTGATCGAAGCCATCGACGCGTCGGGGCGCAGCCTCACCGAGCTGATGGACGCGATGCCGCAAAGCGTGGCGACCCCCGAAATGCGTTTCGCGGTGGGCGACAAGGATAAGTTCGCCGTGGTCGAGCAGTTGCTTGCCAATCTTCGCGCATCGGGCGCGGACGTCGACGAAACCGACGGCGCGCGCGTGACGACCGACGACGGCTGGTGGCTGATCCGCGCCTCGAACACGCAGGACGTCCTCGCCGCCCGCGCCGAGGCCGAGGACCAAGAGGCCCTCGACCGCCTGGTCGCCCAGATCGACTCCGAACTCGGGAAGTTGGGCGTCGCGCGCAGCTAG
- the pal gene encoding peptidoglycan-associated lipoprotein Pal, with protein MKKLLLVTVACATLAACGSRDDDIATASDEMVEDTTASNVVADDDLDLVELPGAQADLIAAAGSDTIYFMTDQYNLEGDARATLEAQARWMIANPNVNASIEGHADERGTREYNLALGERRANAAREYLVSMGVPNNRLTTVSWGKERPVALGSDESAWAQNRRSVTVVVR; from the coding sequence ATGAAAAAGCTTCTGCTCGTGACCGTGGCCTGCGCCACCCTCGCCGCCTGCGGATCGCGCGACGACGACATCGCGACCGCCTCCGACGAGATGGTCGAGGACACGACCGCATCGAACGTCGTCGCCGACGACGATCTTGACCTTGTCGAACTTCCGGGCGCGCAGGCCGACCTGATCGCCGCCGCCGGATCGGACACGATCTACTTCATGACCGACCAGTACAATCTGGAAGGCGACGCGCGCGCCACGCTCGAGGCGCAGGCGCGCTGGATGATCGCGAACCCCAACGTCAACGCCTCGATCGAAGGCCATGCCGACGAGCGCGGGACCCGCGAATACAACCTCGCGCTGGGCGAACGCCGCGCCAACGCGGCGCGCGAATATCTGGTGTCGATGGGCGTGCCGAACAATCGCCTGACCACGGTCAGCTGGGGCAAGGAACGTCCCGTCGCCCTCGGCTCAGACGAAAGCGCTTGGGCGCAGAACCGTCGCAGCGTGACGGTGGTCGTTCGCTAG
- a CDS encoding NAD(P)-dependent alcohol dehydrogenase, with protein MKVHGYGALEAGAKMVPVQFEREELRAGEVAIEITHCGVCHSDLHQVNNDWKNSLYPCVPGHEIVGKVTAVGEGVSKHKEGDAVGVGCMVNSCQQCAACKEGEEQYCTGPKGFTATYNGPANPDGTNSYGGYSNGIIVREEFVVKIPDGLKPEEAAPILCAGITTYQPMKHWGVSMGDRVGIAGIGGLGHLAIETAKALGAHVVALTTSPEKKDEILNDLGADEVIVMSDKKAMKEAAMSLDFLLSTIPYKHDINPYVGLMKKNSTICIVGNLIGFDNINTAGMVFNRIQLAGSLIGGIPDTQEILDFYAEHGIKPDVTLISPEDINAAFDRMKNENVRFRHVIDMSLLKANDGDEQIKAPVRGEVTGRD; from the coding sequence ATGAAGGTCCATGGATATGGCGCGCTGGAAGCGGGCGCAAAGATGGTTCCCGTCCAGTTCGAGCGCGAGGAACTGCGCGCCGGCGAAGTGGCGATCGAGATCACCCATTGCGGGGTGTGCCATTCGGATCTTCACCAGGTGAACAACGACTGGAAGAACAGCCTCTACCCCTGCGTCCCCGGTCACGAGATCGTCGGCAAGGTGACGGCGGTCGGCGAAGGCGTATCCAAACACAAGGAAGGCGATGCGGTCGGGGTCGGCTGCATGGTCAATTCCTGCCAGCAGTGCGCGGCGTGCAAGGAAGGCGAAGAGCAATATTGCACCGGGCCCAAGGGTTTCACGGCGACCTATAACGGCCCCGCCAACCCCGACGGTACCAACAGCTATGGCGGCTATTCGAACGGCATCATCGTGCGCGAGGAATTCGTGGTGAAGATTCCCGATGGCCTCAAGCCCGAGGAGGCCGCGCCGATCCTGTGTGCGGGCATCACCACCTATCAGCCGATGAAGCATTGGGGCGTCTCGATGGGCGACCGCGTCGGGATCGCCGGCATCGGCGGACTGGGTCATCTGGCGATCGAGACGGCCAAGGCGCTGGGCGCGCATGTCGTCGCGCTGACGACCAGCCCCGAGAAGAAGGACGAGATCCTGAACGACCTCGGCGCAGACGAGGTCATCGTGATGAGCGATAAAAAGGCGATGAAGGAGGCGGCGATGAGCCTCGACTTCCTTCTGTCGACCATTCCGTACAAGCATGACATCAATCCCTATGTCGGACTGATGAAGAAGAATTCGACGATCTGTATCGTCGGCAACCTGATCGGCTTCGACAACATCAATACCGCTGGGATGGTGTTCAATCGCATCCAGCTGGCAGGCAGCCTGATCGGCGGGATCCCCGACACGCAGGAGATCCTCGATTTCTATGCCGAACACGGGATCAAGCCGGACGTCACGCTGATCTCGCCCGAGGATATCAACGCGGCGTTCGACCGGATGAAGAACGAGAATGTCCGCTTTCGTCACGTCATCGACATGAGCCTGTTGAAGGCGAACGACGGCGACGAGCAGATCAAGGCGCCGGTGCGCGGCGAGGTCACCGGGCGCGACTAG
- a CDS encoding division plane positioning ATPase MipZ, which produces MGQPHFIIFANEKGGTGKSTTAVHTAIALAASGYRVGALDLDQRQRTMTRYLENRDATAARMDADLPMVTYEVLEDRTDEAFDAALSRVSTGADFVVVDTPGRDDDMARTAILFADTLVTPINDSFVDLDLIGQVDAETFHVTKPSFYADLIWQSRQRRAKELGRSVDWVVLRNRLQHVESHNKERMGHALGQLAPRVGFRVIPGLAERVIFRELFPKGLTLLDFPHLTGVGIGHVTARQELREMVSGLGLTDPHEQAKAS; this is translated from the coding sequence ATGGGCCAGCCGCATTTCATCATTTTCGCCAACGAAAAGGGCGGCACGGGCAAGTCGACCACCGCCGTCCATACCGCGATCGCGCTGGCGGCGAGCGGATACAGGGTCGGCGCGCTGGATCTCGACCAGCGTCAGCGGACCATGACCCGCTATCTGGAAAACCGCGATGCCACCGCCGCGCGAATGGACGCCGACCTGCCGATGGTCACCTACGAAGTGCTGGAAGACCGCACCGACGAGGCGTTCGACGCGGCCTTGTCGCGCGTCTCGACGGGCGCAGACTTCGTGGTCGTCGACACGCCGGGCCGCGACGACGACATGGCGCGCACCGCCATCCTGTTCGCCGACACGCTTGTAACACCGATCAATGACAGCTTCGTGGATCTCGACTTGATCGGCCAGGTCGATGCGGAGACCTTTCACGTGACCAAGCCCAGCTTCTACGCCGATCTCATCTGGCAATCGCGCCAGCGCCGCGCGAAGGAGCTGGGACGCAGCGTCGATTGGGTCGTGCTGCGCAACCGGCTCCAGCATGTCGAAAGCCACAACAAGGAGCGGATGGGCCATGCCTTGGGCCAGCTCGCGCCGCGCGTCGGCTTTCGCGTCATCCCCGGTCTCGCCGAACGCGTCATCTTCCGCGAGCTTTTCCCCAAAGGGCTCACCCTGCTCGATTTCCCGCACCTGACGGGCGTCGGCATCGGGCATGTCACGGCGCGGCAGGAATTGCGCGAAATGGTCTCGGGGCTCGGCCTCACCGATCCCCACGAACAGGCGAAAGCGAGCTAG
- the pdeM gene encoding ligase-associated DNA damage response endonuclease PdeM, which produces MVPLSFSGRNFSVLPSGALYWHEQEALLVADLHLEKGSWFARFGQMLPPYDSQATIQWVDEDIAATGARAVWCLGDSFHDSFGCDRLPAAAREHLTRLTGQVDWVWITGNHDAAMIDHCGGRIAIEMVVDGLVLRHEAEAAETRPELSGHFHPKLRLKARGRRVSRRCFVASEGKMILPAYGAFTGGLDANHPEILRAMGGNAAALVAVSDRVLRFPLAA; this is translated from the coding sequence ATGGTTCCCCTTTCGTTCTCTGGCCGAAACTTTTCGGTGCTGCCTTCGGGGGCGCTCTACTGGCATGAACAGGAGGCCCTGCTCGTCGCCGACCTGCATCTGGAAAAGGGCAGCTGGTTCGCGCGCTTCGGACAGATGCTGCCGCCCTACGACAGCCAGGCGACGATCCAGTGGGTAGACGAGGACATCGCCGCGACGGGCGCGCGGGCGGTCTGGTGCCTGGGCGACAGTTTCCACGACAGTTTCGGGTGCGACCGGCTTCCGGCGGCGGCGCGCGAGCATCTGACGCGGCTGACCGGACAGGTCGACTGGGTCTGGATCACGGGCAATCACGATGCGGCGATGATCGATCATTGCGGCGGGCGGATCGCGATCGAGATGGTGGTCGACGGGCTGGTGCTGCGCCACGAGGCCGAGGCCGCCGAGACGCGGCCCGAACTGTCGGGTCATTTCCACCCCAAGCTGCGGTTGAAGGCGCGCGGGCGGCGGGTATCGCGCCGCTGTTTCGTGGCGAGCGAGGGGAAGATGATCCTGCCCGCCTATGGCGCGTTCACGGGCGGGCTCGACGCCAATCACCCGGAGATCCTGCGCGCGATGGGCGGCAACGCCGCCGCGCTGGTCGCGGTGTCGGACCGGGTCCTGCGCTTCCCGCTGGCGGCCTAG
- the panC gene encoding pantoate--beta-alanine ligase: MQIIRDKRELNAALAPARDRGRVALVPTMGALHDGHLALVRAAAEQAETVIASIFVNPLQFNDKGDLDRYPRDEEADAEKLDRAGCDLVWLPTPDALYPPGFATSVHVAGLTDRWEGDHRPGHFDGVATVVTKLFTNVRPDVAIFGEKDFQQLAIIRRLNADLDLGVEIVGLPTVRAEDGMALSSRNALLSQDARRKAASLNAALRDAAAGIASGRAVDAALADARARLEAAGFGTVDYVAYVDAATLEPLDGFRSPGRLLAAATIDGVRLIDNIAVGIDDHA; encoded by the coding sequence GTGCAAATCATTCGGGACAAACGCGAATTGAACGCGGCGCTCGCACCGGCGCGCGACCGGGGGCGCGTGGCGCTCGTGCCCACGATGGGGGCGTTGCACGACGGGCATCTCGCGCTCGTCCGTGCCGCCGCCGAGCAGGCGGAAACGGTCATCGCCAGCATCTTCGTCAATCCGCTGCAGTTCAACGACAAGGGCGACCTCGACCGCTATCCGCGCGACGAGGAGGCGGATGCGGAGAAACTGGACCGTGCGGGATGCGATCTCGTCTGGCTGCCCACTCCCGACGCACTCTATCCGCCGGGATTCGCGACCAGCGTCCACGTGGCGGGGCTGACCGATCGGTGGGAGGGCGACCATCGTCCCGGCCATTTCGACGGGGTCGCGACGGTCGTGACCAAGCTGTTCACCAATGTCCGTCCCGATGTCGCGATCTTCGGCGAAAAGGATTTCCAGCAGCTGGCGATCATCCGCCGGTTGAACGCCGACCTCGATCTCGGGGTCGAGATCGTGGGACTGCCGACGGTACGCGCGGAGGACGGGATGGCATTGTCGTCGCGCAACGCGCTGCTTTCGCAAGACGCGCGGCGGAAGGCGGCGTCGCTGAACGCGGCGCTCCGCGATGCGGCGGCGGGGATTGCGTCGGGCCGAGCGGTGGACGCCGCGTTGGCCGACGCGCGGGCGCGGCTGGAGGCGGCGGGCTTCGGCACGGTCGACTATGTTGCCTATGTGGATGCCGCGACGCTGGAACCGCTCGATGGCTTTCGATCGCCGGGCCGTCTGCTTGCTGCCGCGACCATCGATGGCGTGCGGCTGATCGACAATATCGCGGTCGGGATCGACGACCACGCGTGA
- the tolR gene encoding protein TolR, whose protein sequence is MAMGVASSPRRGRRGAGRRAPMAEINVTPLVDVMLVLLIIFMVTAPLLVAGVAVDLPESRAETLDQESEPVQLSIDGDGVISIDDVTVADTDLATRLAEIAAEPAPEEGRRVYLRADRSLDYGRVMRVMGELNAAGLNRVALVSVGEGNS, encoded by the coding sequence ATGGCAATGGGCGTCGCCTCTTCCCCCCGCCGGGGTCGCCGCGGTGCCGGGCGCCGTGCGCCGATGGCTGAGATCAACGTCACCCCGCTGGTCGACGTCATGCTGGTGCTGCTGATCATCTTCATGGTCACCGCGCCGCTGCTCGTCGCGGGCGTCGCGGTCGACCTGCCCGAAAGCCGCGCCGAGACCCTCGATCAGGAATCGGAGCCGGTTCAGCTGTCGATCGACGGCGATGGCGTGATCTCGATCGACGACGTCACGGTGGCGGACACTGATCTGGCAACGCGTCTGGCCGAGATTGCCGCCGAACCCGCGCCCGAGGAAGGCCGGCGCGTCTATCTGCGGGCCGATCGCAGCCTCGACTATGGCCGCGTCATGCGGGTGATGGGCGAACTGAACGCCGCGGGCCTCAACCGCGTCGCGCTGGTATCGGTCGGCGAGGGCAATTCGTGA
- a CDS encoding ligase-associated DNA damage response exonuclease, with the protein MSTRLGSWIEPFPEGIYVRPADAWVDPMQPKDKALVTHGHADHARGGHGAVWATPETLAIMGVRYGEQTEKPVQYGETQRVGEVDVSFVPAGHVLGSAQIILDYKGERVVVSGDYKRRSDPTCEQFVVTPCDVFITEATFGLPVFKHPDTGAEIDRLLQRLHDEPGRCVLVGAYALGKAQRVVKELRNRGHSDPIYYHGAMERLCNLYEELGVDLGELRPATGAPKDELRDRIIICPPGQLNDRWARRLPDPVTAMASGWMRVRQRARQRNVELPLIISDHADWDELTTTIREVAPREVWITHGREDALKHWCETRQIKARELRLLGREEEDD; encoded by the coding sequence ATGAGCACGCGTTTGGGTTCCTGGATCGAGCCATTCCCCGAAGGGATCTACGTACGCCCTGCCGACGCGTGGGTCGATCCCATGCAGCCCAAAGACAAGGCGCTGGTCACCCACGGTCATGCCGATCATGCCCGCGGGGGCCATGGCGCGGTGTGGGCGACGCCAGAAACGCTGGCGATCATGGGCGTCCGCTACGGCGAACAGACGGAAAAGCCGGTGCAGTATGGCGAAACCCAGCGCGTGGGCGAGGTCGACGTCAGCTTCGTCCCCGCGGGCCACGTCCTCGGCAGCGCGCAGATCATCCTCGACTACAAGGGCGAGCGGGTGGTGGTGTCGGGCGACTACAAGCGCCGCAGCGATCCGACCTGCGAGCAGTTCGTCGTCACGCCGTGCGACGTCTTCATCACCGAGGCGACCTTCGGCCTTCCCGTCTTCAAGCATCCCGATACCGGGGCGGAGATCGACCGATTGCTGCAGCGCCTTCACGACGAACCCGGGCGGTGCGTTCTCGTCGGCGCCTACGCACTCGGCAAGGCGCAGCGGGTGGTCAAGGAACTCCGCAACCGGGGGCATTCGGACCCGATCTACTATCACGGCGCGATGGAGCGGCTGTGCAACCTGTACGAGGAACTGGGTGTCGATCTCGGCGAACTGCGCCCCGCCACCGGCGCCCCCAAGGACGAACTGCGCGACCGCATCATCATCTGCCCGCCGGGACAGCTCAACGACCGCTGGGCGCGGCGGCTGCCCGATCCGGTCACGGCGATGGCGTCGGGGTGGATGCGCGTGCGCCAGCGCGCGCGGCAGCGCAACGTGGAGCTGCCGCTCATCATCTCCGACCATGCCGACTGGGACGAATTGACGACCACCATCCGCGAGGTCGCGCCGCGCGAGGTATGGATCACCCATGGGCGCGAGGATGCGCTCAAGCATTGGTGCGAAACCCGCCAGATCAAGGCGCGCGAGTTGCGTCTGCTCGGGCGCGAAGAGGAGGACGATTGA